In a genomic window of Balaenoptera ricei isolate mBalRic1 chromosome 3, mBalRic1.hap2, whole genome shotgun sequence:
- the HIGD2A gene encoding HIG1 domain family member 2A, mitochondrial isoform X2, whose amino-acid sequence MATPRPVTPEAPFEPSQPPVIEGFSPSVYSTSESFKEKFLRKTRENPMVPIGCLGTAAALTYGLYCFHRGQSQRSQLMMRTRIAAQGFTVVAILMGLAASTLKSRP is encoded by the exons ATGGCGACTCCTCGCCCTGTCACTCCGGAGGCACCCTTTGAACCATCGCAGCCCCCAGTCATTGAGGGCTTTAGCCCCAGTGTATACAGCACTTCGGAAAGCTTCAAGGAAAAGTTTCTTCGCAAGACCCGCGAGAACCCAATGGTACCCATAG GCTGCCTGGGCACAGCGGCCGCCCTTACCTACGGCCTCTACTGCTTCCACCGGGGTCAGAGCCAGCGCTCCCAGCTTATGATGCGCACTCGAATCGCCGCCCAGGGCTTCACGGTCGTAGCcatcttgatgggtctggctgcCTCCACTCTGAAATCTCGACCCTGA